The following proteins are co-located in the Vibrio azureus genome:
- a CDS encoding methyl-accepting chemotaxis protein, with protein sequence MLGSPSPSHIFNQFSIRTKFILINAILIVGILFYGAFEQISLNNLHELEVASVQNTAAEVDLLNLRRFEKDFISRHNLKYKTRFDETFAVLSNRLTALDKRLHEHGLQFDGQIDLISSTLNQYRVMFTDLVAQIQLLDSPTSSDSLIQQLTQARQQLKQDIIQLNELQAKVDFSSLMEHDLTYQAIPTQHHQQALLNELAKFQTTYPQQTQLKASIQQYQDDLAQVFQAYQVLGMTPDEGLRGKLRQTVHQTEQEILSLQDEIETAILDASNNVKNQLHLFGALIAITISVLLAFIGRSIILRIRAINTMMQEIANGNGDLTLRMNPKGNDELAQLGRSFDQFIDKVHGLIKEAASVKEVLLNSSSESEHAAENSIKNAEQQKIESESVATAINELVETSNEITRNIEYAASHTSEIKEASHCALKITHQASDSMHSLASNIINSQELIQQLEEQSREINSVISTIQTIAEQTNLLALNAAIEAARAGEYGRGFAVVADEVRDLSMKTDQSTRQIETTISNLTDQVHRTVSLMSESQSQAEATQQETKQVVSAIDSMNQQIEDLFDLNAQIATASEQQSVVSGDIDRNVTQISSLANDTHREIQSSVTCTKQVSQVSLKLDAIVTQFRY encoded by the coding sequence ATGTTAGGGTCTCCGAGTCCAAGCCACATTTTTAACCAATTTAGTATCCGTACTAAATTCATATTAATCAATGCTATATTAATTGTCGGAATATTGTTTTATGGTGCCTTTGAACAAATAAGCCTGAATAATTTACATGAACTTGAGGTTGCTTCCGTTCAAAATACCGCAGCCGAAGTTGATCTTCTTAACCTTCGTCGATTTGAAAAAGATTTTATCTCACGCCATAACTTAAAATACAAAACGCGCTTTGATGAGACATTCGCAGTCCTTTCGAACAGGCTTACCGCACTGGACAAACGCTTACACGAGCATGGGCTTCAATTTGACGGGCAGATCGACCTTATCAGTTCAACTCTCAATCAATATAGAGTGATGTTTACCGATTTGGTTGCTCAAATACAGTTGCTTGACTCACCCACATCGAGTGACTCATTAATTCAGCAATTAACTCAAGCTCGCCAACAACTTAAGCAAGACATTATTCAGCTTAATGAGTTGCAAGCGAAGGTCGATTTTTCATCGTTAATGGAACATGATTTAACCTACCAAGCCATTCCAACTCAACATCATCAACAAGCTTTATTGAACGAACTCGCTAAATTTCAAACAACCTATCCCCAGCAAACACAGTTAAAAGCGTCTATTCAGCAATATCAGGATGATTTAGCGCAAGTATTTCAAGCTTATCAGGTGTTAGGAATGACGCCTGATGAAGGGTTGAGAGGTAAACTTCGCCAAACGGTTCATCAAACAGAACAAGAGATTCTTTCGTTACAAGATGAAATTGAAACCGCAATATTAGACGCTTCAAATAATGTGAAAAACCAGCTCCATTTATTTGGTGCCTTAATTGCAATTACTATATCCGTGCTTCTCGCTTTCATTGGACGCAGTATCATACTCAGAATTAGAGCGATTAATACCATGATGCAAGAAATCGCTAATGGCAATGGTGACCTTACTCTGCGGATGAATCCTAAAGGCAATGATGAACTGGCTCAATTAGGGCGTTCCTTCGATCAATTCATTGATAAAGTTCATGGTCTAATAAAAGAAGCGGCGTCGGTCAAAGAAGTACTGTTAAACAGCTCGTCGGAAAGTGAACACGCAGCCGAAAACAGCATTAAAAATGCAGAGCAACAGAAAATAGAGTCAGAATCAGTGGCAACAGCAATTAATGAGTTGGTTGAAACAAGTAATGAGATAACACGCAATATTGAATATGCTGCCTCACATACTTCTGAAATTAAAGAAGCTTCCCATTGCGCATTAAAAATCACACATCAAGCGAGTGATAGCATGCACTCTCTTGCCTCAAATATTATAAACTCACAGGAGCTTATCCAACAGCTTGAGGAACAAAGTCGAGAGATAAACTCCGTTATTTCGACCATTCAAACTATAGCAGAGCAAACAAATTTACTCGCGCTTAATGCGGCTATCGAAGCAGCACGAGCAGGAGAATATGGCCGAGGCTTTGCGGTCGTTGCTGATGAAGTTCGGGATCTATCCATGAAAACAGATCAGTCTACTCGACAGATTGAAACAACCATCAGTAACCTCACTGATCAGGTTCATCGAACAGTCAGCTTGATGTCGGAGAGTCAGTCACAAGCAGAAGCTACGCAGCAAGAGACAAAACAAGTGGTAAGTGCAATTGACAGCATGAACCAACAAATTGAGGATTTATTTGACCTTAATGCACAAATCGCAACAGCATCAGAACAACAGTCTGTGGTGTCTGGAGATATTGACCGGAATGTTACACAAATATCATCTCTTGCCAACGATACCCATCGAGAGATCCAAAGCTCTGTCACTTGTACAAAACAAGTCAGCCAGGTTAGTCTCAAATTGGATGCTATTGTGACTCAATTTCGTTATTAG
- a CDS encoding response regulator → MKRLPIWFKYLASVLALTVSLSFVVGEVVRTFETKYLSDRMDAQIKANFQAITAALSPDVASHRSQPLNEKLALMAKHYPDLCYVSILDNYGEQVGKWGDKPHDNNPMALNFSNSIDSGVSSIGSMQISMSKKQMMADINMHVEQMRFYTALTLLSLSFLIYLISQWMIFSPLSRINQKLIHIYSRKGDKSTINVDEVTRLEYGVEQLEEHLYKLKTREQQLENAKREADAANIAKSQFIATMSHEIRTPMNAIIGAIDLIKEEPLPAHCKEINNMADEAAHLLLKQLNDILDFSKMDLGKLVIDKKDFDVAELGHQTFSMLKECCKKDLTLNFNNQLGQLSVAHTDEGKLSQIITNLLDNAIKFTHTGEVSLTLNHHFPNGLCIQVTDTGIGLESADTELIFQPFKQKDATFTRHYSGVGMGLTITKRLVELLEGTIAIDSELNKGSEFTVIIPCQMKEKVVHKDSKLPLSERIDSNNIHILLVEDNMANQLVARTILEHAGFKVTTADNGIEAIAAMKRNPFHLILMDLQMPEMDGFSACEAIRDLNEHGRTLPILAMTANVSFEDRQKCHEVGMDDFLAKPANKQTMLDAITSWLGKKPIHFNNS, encoded by the coding sequence ATGAAGCGTTTACCCATTTGGTTTAAGTACTTGGCCAGTGTATTAGCATTAACCGTCAGTTTGAGCTTCGTTGTTGGTGAAGTCGTACGAACCTTTGAAACCAAGTATTTATCAGATCGAATGGATGCACAAATCAAAGCGAACTTTCAAGCGATCACTGCCGCTCTCTCCCCTGATGTTGCCTCTCACCGCTCACAACCGTTAAATGAGAAGCTCGCCTTAATGGCCAAGCACTACCCAGATTTATGTTATGTGTCGATTCTTGATAACTATGGAGAACAAGTCGGTAAATGGGGTGATAAGCCTCATGATAACAATCCAATGGCACTCAATTTTTCTAATTCTATTGACTCTGGTGTGTCGTCTATAGGCAGTATGCAGATTTCCATGAGTAAAAAACAAATGATGGCAGACATTAATATGCATGTTGAACAGATGCGTTTCTATACTGCTCTTACCCTGCTCTCGCTGAGTTTTCTTATTTATTTAATCTCTCAATGGATGATTTTTTCCCCCCTTTCAAGAATTAACCAAAAACTTATACATATCTACTCTAGGAAAGGCGATAAAAGCACCATCAATGTTGATGAGGTAACCCGCTTAGAATACGGCGTTGAACAATTAGAAGAGCACCTGTATAAACTCAAAACTCGTGAGCAGCAATTAGAAAATGCAAAGAGAGAAGCAGATGCAGCTAATATTGCAAAGTCTCAGTTTATCGCCACGATGAGCCATGAAATTCGTACGCCCATGAATGCCATTATCGGTGCCATTGATCTGATTAAAGAAGAACCTCTTCCAGCTCACTGCAAAGAAATTAATAATATGGCAGATGAAGCAGCACATTTACTTTTGAAGCAACTGAATGATATTTTGGACTTTTCTAAAATGGATCTTGGGAAGTTAGTCATCGATAAAAAAGATTTTGATGTTGCCGAGCTTGGTCATCAGACTTTTTCCATGCTTAAAGAGTGCTGTAAGAAAGATCTCACCTTGAACTTTAACAATCAGTTAGGGCAGCTGTCTGTCGCCCATACTGACGAAGGTAAATTATCTCAAATCATTACAAATTTACTGGATAATGCGATTAAGTTTACTCACACGGGTGAAGTGTCACTGACTTTAAATCATCATTTCCCAAATGGTCTGTGTATTCAAGTAACTGACACAGGTATCGGCTTAGAATCTGCTGATACAGAGCTAATTTTTCAACCCTTTAAGCAAAAAGATGCCACCTTTACACGACACTATTCTGGCGTCGGTATGGGATTGACGATCACAAAACGACTGGTTGAACTACTGGAAGGTACTATCGCAATCGATAGTGAACTGAATAAAGGGAGCGAGTTTACGGTTATCATCCCATGTCAAATGAAAGAAAAAGTGGTTCATAAAGACAGCAAACTGCCTTTAAGCGAAAGAATTGACAGTAACAATATACATATCTTGTTAGTGGAAGATAATATGGCTAATCAACTCGTTGCTCGAACCATTCTGGAGCATGCTGGTTTTAAAGTCACCACTGCTGATAATGGCATCGAAGCAATTGCAGCGATGAAGCGTAACCCATTTCACCTTATTCTTATGGATCTACAAATGCCCGAGATGGATGGTTTTTCTGCTTGTGAAGCAATTCGTGACTTAAATGAACATGGTCGAACTCTGCCTATTTTAGCCATGACTGCTAATGTAAGTTTTGAGGACCGACAAAAATGTCATGAAGTCGGCATGGATGATTTTCTTGCCAAGCCAGCCAATAAGCAAACAATGCTGGATGCAATAACTAGTTGGTTAGGTAAAAAGCCTATCCACTTCAACAATTCATAA
- the cobB gene encoding Sir2 family NAD+-dependent deacetylase translates to MNFPYRNIVVLTGAGISAESGIQTFRAQDGLWENHHIEDVATPEGFARDPQMVQRFYDQRRAKLLEDAIKPNQAHLYLGQLESQLDGKVTIITQNIDNLHERGGSHHIIHMHGELLKARCCESGQVFECNEDLAPESLCHCCQIPSPLRPHIVWFGEMPLQMGEIYGLLEEADLFISIGTSGLVYPAAGFVHDAKMHGAHTIEINLEPSAVESEFEEKRYGKASIEVPKLVKELLGQG, encoded by the coding sequence ATGAATTTTCCATATAGAAATATTGTAGTACTGACAGGGGCCGGTATATCTGCAGAATCAGGAATCCAAACCTTCCGAGCACAGGATGGTCTGTGGGAAAATCATCACATCGAAGATGTTGCCACTCCTGAAGGGTTTGCTCGTGATCCACAAATGGTACAGCGTTTTTATGATCAGCGACGTGCTAAACTTCTTGAGGACGCGATAAAACCCAATCAAGCGCATTTATACCTCGGTCAATTAGAATCACAATTAGATGGAAAAGTAACCATTATCACTCAAAACATCGATAACCTTCATGAGCGTGGAGGCAGTCATCACATTATTCATATGCATGGGGAACTGTTAAAAGCGCGTTGCTGTGAGTCTGGTCAAGTATTCGAATGTAATGAAGACCTTGCTCCTGAGTCACTTTGCCATTGTTGCCAAATTCCTTCGCCACTGAGGCCCCATATTGTTTGGTTTGGTGAAATGCCGCTTCAGATGGGAGAGATATACGGCTTACTCGAAGAGGCCGATCTTTTTATTTCTATCGGTACATCAGGGCTTGTCTATCCCGCTGCGGGGTTTGTCCATGATGCGAAAATGCACGGTGCGCATACGATAGAAATTAATTTAGAACCTAGTGCCGTTGAAAGTGAGTTTGAGGAAAAACGCTACGGTAAAGCAAGTATCGAAGTACCTAAGCTGGTCAAAGAGTTACTCGGGCAGGGTTAA
- a CDS encoding extracellular solute-binding protein yields the protein MKSKFYASALCAATLIATPAMAADQELYFYNWSEYIPNEVLEDFTKETGIKVIYSTYESNESMYAKLKTQGSGYDLVVPSTYFVSKMRKEGMLQEIDKEKLPHFSELDTNYLNKPFDPNNSYSIPYIWGATGIGINSDMLDKSSISKWDDFWDSKWEGQLMLMDDSREVFHMALTKLGYSPNTTNPDEIKAAYEELKKLMPNVLVFNSDFPANPYLAGEVSLGMLWNGSAYMARQEGANIDVIWPEKGTIFWMDSLAIPAGAKNKEAAHKMIDFLLRPENAAKIALEIGYPTPVKGALKLLPKEFANDERIFPPQKVMDSGTWQDEVGEASVLYDEYFQKLKVDN from the coding sequence ATGAAAAGTAAATTCTACGCAAGCGCACTGTGTGCAGCGACGCTTATCGCTACCCCTGCAATGGCTGCCGATCAAGAACTGTATTTTTACAACTGGTCAGAATACATTCCCAACGAGGTTCTTGAGGATTTTACGAAGGAAACTGGGATCAAAGTTATCTACTCTACTTATGAGTCCAATGAGAGTATGTACGCAAAATTGAAAACTCAGGGCAGTGGTTATGATTTGGTAGTACCGTCTACCTATTTTGTATCCAAAATGCGTAAAGAAGGCATGTTGCAAGAAATCGACAAAGAGAAGCTACCCCATTTTTCTGAGTTGGATACAAACTATCTGAATAAACCTTTTGATCCAAATAACAGCTACTCTATTCCTTATATCTGGGGCGCGACAGGCATTGGTATCAATTCAGACATGCTAGACAAATCGTCCATTTCTAAATGGGATGATTTCTGGGACAGTAAGTGGGAAGGTCAACTAATGCTAATGGATGACTCTCGTGAGGTCTTCCATATGGCGTTGACAAAGCTTGGCTATTCACCAAATACCACGAACCCAGATGAGATTAAAGCGGCTTACGAAGAACTAAAGAAGCTGATGCCAAATGTTTTGGTGTTTAATTCAGACTTCCCAGCTAACCCTTATTTAGCAGGAGAAGTCTCTCTTGGTATGCTTTGGAATGGGTCTGCTTACATGGCGCGTCAAGAAGGTGCAAATATTGACGTAATTTGGCCAGAAAAAGGCACAATCTTTTGGATGGACAGCTTAGCAATTCCTGCAGGGGCGAAGAACAAAGAAGCTGCACATAAGATGATCGACTTTTTATTGCGCCCAGAGAACGCGGCTAAAATTGCTCTTGAAATCGGTTACCCTACTCCAGTTAAAGGTGCACTCAAGCTATTACCAAAAGAGTTTGCTAACGATGAGCGTATCTTTCCTCCTCAAAAAGTCATGGACAGCGGTACGTGGCAAGACGAAGTCGGTGAGGCAAGCGTTCTCTATGATGAGTACTTCCAAAAGCTGAAAGTTGATAACTGA
- a CDS encoding extracellular solute-binding protein translates to MKNWATLLASGAFALSVFSGTATANDKELVFMNWGPYINSNILERFTKETGIKVIYSTYESNETLYAKLKTHNKGYDLVVPSTYFVAKMRDEGMLQKIDKSKLKNFANLDKNYLNKSYDPNNDYSIPHVVAITGLAVNADMYDPNDFQSWADLWKPELEGQVMLMDDTREVFHIALRKLGYSGNSANPKEINEAYKELQKLMPNVLVFNSDNPGAPYMSGEVGVGMLWNGSAAAAQNEDMNLKLIFPKEGGIGWVDNFAISSGAKNVEAAHKMIDFLLRPEIAVQISQDTGYLTAVESSNEKFKDIAPLFPSQEDLDRVEWQDAVGDMTEKYEEYFLRLKAGQ, encoded by the coding sequence ATGAAAAATTGGGCTACTTTACTGGCTAGTGGTGCATTTGCGCTTTCAGTGTTCTCTGGAACAGCGACCGCAAATGACAAAGAATTGGTATTTATGAACTGGGGGCCTTACATCAATAGTAATATCCTAGAACGATTTACAAAAGAAACTGGTATTAAAGTAATCTATTCAACTTACGAGTCTAATGAAACGTTGTATGCAAAACTCAAAACACATAACAAAGGCTATGATTTAGTCGTCCCTTCGACATACTTTGTTGCCAAGATGCGTGATGAAGGCATGCTACAAAAGATCGATAAATCTAAGTTGAAAAACTTTGCTAACTTAGATAAAAACTATCTGAATAAATCCTATGATCCGAACAACGACTACTCTATCCCACACGTTGTCGCGATTACAGGTTTAGCGGTCAACGCAGATATGTACGATCCTAATGATTTTCAAAGTTGGGCAGATCTATGGAAGCCTGAGCTTGAGGGACAGGTTATGCTGATGGACGATACTCGTGAGGTATTCCATATCGCATTACGCAAGCTGGGCTATTCAGGTAATTCAGCTAACCCCAAAGAAATTAATGAAGCATATAAAGAACTACAAAAGTTAATGCCAAATGTTCTGGTCTTTAACTCTGACAATCCAGGTGCGCCATATATGTCTGGTGAGGTTGGCGTTGGTATGCTTTGGAATGGTAGTGCTGCTGCCGCTCAGAATGAAGATATGAACTTAAAGCTTATTTTCCCTAAAGAAGGGGGAATTGGATGGGTTGATAATTTTGCGATTTCTTCTGGCGCAAAAAATGTCGAAGCAGCACATAAAATGATCGACTTTTTACTTCGCCCAGAAATCGCAGTGCAGATTTCTCAAGATACGGGTTACCTGACTGCTGTTGAATCCTCTAATGAAAAATTCAAAGACATCGCCCCACTGTTCCCATCCCAAGAAGACTTGGATCGAGTGGAATGGCAAGATGCGGTTGGTGATATGACAGAGAAATATGAGGAATATTTCTTACGACTCAAAGCGGGTCAATAG
- the potC gene encoding spermidine/putrescine ABC transporter permease PotC, with product MGRMFRFSFMALVYAFLYLPIVVLIVNSFNSNKFGMKWGGFTTKWYETLVHNDSLMQAAWHSLNVAVFSATAATIIGSLTAVALFRYSFKGKSAVNGMLFVVMMSPDIVMAISLLALFLVLGAQLGFFTLLIAHITFCLPFVVITVYSRLNGFDVKMLEAAKDLGASEWVILKQIILPLAKPAVAAGWLLSFTLSLDDVIISSFVTGPTYEILPLKIYSMVKVGISPEVNALATLMLIVSLVLVILSQLLAKEKVK from the coding sequence ATGGGACGTATGTTTAGATTTAGCTTTATGGCGCTAGTGTATGCTTTTCTATACCTGCCCATTGTCGTTTTGATCGTAAACTCTTTTAACTCCAATAAATTTGGCATGAAATGGGGCGGTTTCACTACTAAGTGGTATGAGACCCTTGTTCATAACGATAGCTTGATGCAAGCTGCATGGCATTCACTGAATGTTGCCGTTTTTTCTGCAACGGCTGCAACTATTATTGGTAGCCTGACCGCTGTTGCCTTATTTCGATACTCCTTTAAAGGCAAAAGCGCTGTCAATGGCATGCTGTTTGTTGTGATGATGTCTCCTGATATCGTCATGGCAATTTCTTTACTGGCACTATTTTTAGTTTTAGGCGCACAACTTGGGTTCTTTACCTTGCTGATTGCTCATATTACTTTTTGTCTGCCATTTGTTGTGATTACTGTTTACAGCCGCCTAAATGGTTTTGATGTCAAAATGCTGGAAGCCGCGAAAGATTTAGGAGCGAGTGAATGGGTAATCTTAAAGCAAATCATACTGCCATTAGCAAAACCTGCGGTTGCTGCTGGATGGTTACTCAGTTTCACTTTGTCATTAGATGATGTGATCATTAGTTCGTTTGTAACTGGCCCTACGTACGAAATTTTACCTTTGAAGATTTACTCAATGGTAAAAGTCGGTATTTCACCAGAAGTCAATGCACTCGCGACGCTGATGTTGATTGTATCCTTGGTTCTTGTGATCTTATCGCAACTACTCGCTAAAGAAAAAGTTAAGTAA
- the potB gene encoding spermidine/putrescine ABC transporter permease PotB yields the protein MIRKKLNLQNAIIALIVGWLTLFVLVPNVMIIITSFLTRDEANLIDLTFTSSNYLRLLDPLYAKVLIHSFYMAIIATVCCLIIGYPFAYFVAKMPEKWRPFMLFLVIVPFWTNSLIRTYGLKIVLGTQGVLNKSLMAMEIIDKPLRLMYTETAVMIGLVYILLPFMILPLYSAIEKLDHTYIEAAKDLGASKFQTILKVILPLTMPGIIGGCLLVLLPALGMFYISDLLGGAKNLLIGNVIKSQVLNARDWPFGAATSIALTFAMAVMLYAYYRAGKLLNKKVELD from the coding sequence ATGATACGCAAGAAGCTTAATCTTCAGAATGCGATCATCGCTCTAATTGTAGGTTGGTTAACGTTATTTGTTCTCGTTCCCAACGTAATGATTATAATTACGAGCTTTTTAACGCGTGATGAAGCAAACCTGATTGATTTAACCTTTACCTCAAGCAACTACCTACGTCTTCTCGATCCGCTATATGCAAAAGTGTTGATTCACTCTTTCTATATGGCGATCATTGCAACAGTATGTTGTCTGATCATTGGGTATCCATTTGCCTACTTTGTTGCCAAGATGCCAGAAAAATGGCGTCCGTTTATGCTGTTTTTGGTTATTGTTCCTTTTTGGACCAACTCCTTAATTCGTACTTATGGTTTGAAAATAGTGCTAGGTACTCAAGGCGTGTTGAATAAATCTCTTATGGCTATGGAGATAATTGATAAGCCGTTACGCTTGATGTACACAGAAACAGCTGTGATGATTGGTCTTGTCTATATCCTACTTCCATTTATGATTTTGCCACTTTATTCGGCGATCGAGAAGTTGGATCACACATATATAGAAGCAGCAAAAGATTTAGGGGCAAGCAAGTTCCAAACAATACTTAAGGTCATTCTTCCGCTTACGATGCCTGGCATCATCGGTGGCTGTTTATTAGTCTTGCTTCCAGCTCTAGGTATGTTCTATATATCAGACCTTCTAGGGGGAGCAAAGAACCTATTGATTGGGAATGTGATTAAAAGCCAAGTACTCAATGCACGAGATTGGCCTTTTGGTGCCGCCACCAGTATCGCCCTAACCTTCGCAATGGCAGTGATGCTATACGCTTACTACCGAGCTGGAAAACTGTTGAATAAAAAAGTGGAGCTAGACTAA